The following are encoded in a window of Nakamurella sp. A5-74 genomic DNA:
- a CDS encoding ABC-F family ATP-binding cassette domain-containing protein: protein MSWIRLNDVSVGYEQRTVLREVFFRLSDGDRVGLIGRNGTGKTTLLQVLLGRVAPDTGTLDVTEGARIGYFSQFSELDGDTSIQTELENLFAAVRAIEAELGEVEAKLGGDIDEAQMYRLVDRQAELLEAMESGGGWTYHQQIDTVLSKLGFDADHRDLPVGKLSGGWRNRAALAKILLEAPDVLLLDEPTNFLDVAGIAWLERWLRTFRGGLLVVSHDRHFLEQVASSIVEIENNRLQVYEGSYADYVQQKQFRLKSLEREFSNEQQLLVYEQEAIADRREAMKNPSGVLKRRLANIKKSRTKGSIDAVVTAIYGGLHVNDSLCEVTGLTKAQDGRVLFEDVSFEFGRGDRIAITGPNGCGKSTLLDVLTGAREADAGRVKWKTRGQPFVHYNRMLADLDDDDTVTHAVNGMPDSLALTATRKDVHRFLTLLQFSELDQKQKIGTLSGGQRARVALAQCLLSGAGVIVLDEPTNHLDLPSAQVLERALTAFPGAVVLVSHDRFFIEKVAFRQLAFDGAGGVAQIAGVQLS, encoded by the coding sequence ATGAGCTGGATCCGGTTGAACGACGTGTCCGTCGGTTACGAGCAGCGCACCGTGCTGAGGGAGGTCTTCTTCCGCCTGAGCGACGGCGATCGGGTCGGGCTGATCGGTCGGAACGGTACCGGCAAGACCACCCTGCTGCAGGTGCTGCTGGGCCGCGTGGCACCCGATACGGGGACCCTCGACGTCACCGAAGGGGCCCGGATCGGCTACTTCTCGCAGTTCTCCGAGCTCGACGGAGACACCAGCATCCAGACCGAGCTGGAGAATTTGTTCGCCGCAGTGCGTGCGATCGAGGCAGAGTTGGGAGAGGTCGAGGCGAAGCTCGGCGGAGACATCGACGAAGCGCAGATGTATCGGCTCGTGGACCGACAGGCCGAGCTGCTGGAGGCGATGGAGAGCGGCGGCGGGTGGACCTACCACCAGCAGATCGACACCGTGCTGTCGAAGTTGGGGTTCGATGCCGACCACCGGGACCTGCCCGTCGGCAAGCTGTCCGGCGGCTGGCGCAACCGCGCGGCGTTGGCGAAGATCCTGCTGGAAGCGCCGGACGTGCTGCTGCTCGACGAGCCGACCAACTTCCTGGACGTCGCCGGCATCGCCTGGTTGGAGCGGTGGCTGCGCACGTTCCGCGGCGGGCTGCTCGTGGTCTCGCATGATCGGCACTTCCTCGAGCAGGTGGCGAGCAGCATCGTCGAGATCGAGAACAACCGCCTGCAGGTCTACGAGGGGAGCTACGCCGACTACGTGCAGCAGAAGCAGTTCCGGCTCAAGAGTCTCGAGCGTGAGTTCAGCAACGAGCAGCAGTTGCTCGTCTACGAGCAGGAGGCGATCGCCGATCGGCGGGAGGCGATGAAGAATCCGTCGGGGGTGCTGAAACGGCGGCTGGCGAACATCAAGAAGAGCCGGACCAAGGGCTCGATCGACGCCGTGGTCACGGCGATCTACGGTGGTCTGCATGTGAACGACAGCCTGTGCGAGGTGACCGGGCTGACCAAGGCACAGGACGGACGGGTGCTCTTCGAGGACGTCTCGTTCGAGTTCGGACGGGGTGACCGGATCGCCATCACCGGCCCGAACGGCTGCGGCAAGAGCACACTTCTGGATGTCCTCACTGGTGCGCGGGAGGCTGATGCCGGTCGGGTGAAGTGGAAGACGCGGGGGCAGCCGTTCGTCCACTACAACCGGATGCTGGCGGACCTCGACGACGACGACACCGTCACCCACGCCGTCAACGGCATGCCTGACAGCCTTGCGCTGACCGCCACCCGCAAGGACGTCCATCGCTTCCTGACCCTGCTGCAGTTCTCCGAACTGGACCAGAAGCAGAAGATCGGCACGCTCTCCGGGGGTCAGCGCGCGCGTGTCGCACTGGCCCAGTGCTTGCTGTCGGGAGCCGGGGTGATCGTGCTGGACGAGCCGACCAACCATCTCGACCTGCCCAGCGCGCAGGTGCTCGAGCGCGCGCTCACGGCCTTCCCGGGCGCCGTCGTGCTGGTCAGTCACGACAGGTTCTTCATCGAGAAGGTCGCGTTCCGGCAGCTCGCGTTCGACGGCGCCGGTGGAGTCGCCCAGATCGCCGGCGTGCAGCTGTCCTGA
- a CDS encoding YceI family protein, protein MTTSTTAIAAGTWTGDTVHSDVSFKVRHMAVGKARGNFELLSSTLTVGADGIEGASVTAVIDAASIETKNEQRNGHVKSEDFLHVEKHPTMEFTSTGVKNFDGEEFTLAGNLTLHGVTQPVDLAVEFLGATTDAYGAERAGFSATTSISRKVFGIDIEMGFGAGNAVVADKIEIALELEYTLNAAE, encoded by the coding sequence ATGACCACCAGCACCACCGCCATCGCCGCCGGCACCTGGACCGGCGACACCGTCCACTCCGACGTGTCGTTCAAGGTCCGCCACATGGCAGTCGGCAAGGCCCGCGGCAACTTCGAGCTGCTGTCGTCCACCCTGACGGTCGGCGCCGACGGCATCGAGGGCGCTTCGGTGACCGCCGTCATCGATGCCGCCTCGATCGAGACCAAGAACGAGCAGCGCAACGGCCACGTCAAGTCCGAGGACTTCCTGCACGTCGAGAAGCACCCGACCATGGAGTTCACCTCCACCGGTGTCAAGAACTTCGACGGCGAGGAGTTCACCCTCGCGGGCAACCTGACCCTGCACGGCGTCACCCAGCCGGTCGACCTGGCGGTCGAGTTCCTCGGCGCCACGACCGATGCCTACGGCGCGGAGCGAGCCGGCTTCTCCGCCACCACCTCGATCAGCCGCAAGGTCTTCGGGATCGACATCGAGATGGGCTTCGGCGCGGGCAACGCTGTCGTCGCCGACAAGATCGAGATCGCCCTCGAGCTGGAGTACACCCTCAACGCTGCTGAGTGA